From a single Candidatus Limnocylindria bacterium genomic region:
- a CDS encoding TadE family protein, translated as MRRATRDGHHGGESGQALVETALSLSLLVFTILGGADMARAFAAQMGVQNSARAGAEAWATRAATTDAQAIAYATDELGRIAGVDPAAATITVTHTTGAGGESLVNVRVQYTYRTLAPWPFVPNSLSLDRTATFRNYP; from the coding sequence ATGCGTCGCGCGACCCGAGACGGTCATCACGGAGGCGAGAGCGGACAGGCGCTGGTCGAGACCGCGCTCTCGCTGTCCCTCCTTGTGTTCACGATCCTCGGCGGCGCCGACATGGCGCGGGCGTTCGCGGCCCAGATGGGAGTGCAGAACTCCGCTCGCGCCGGCGCCGAAGCGTGGGCGACGCGCGCCGCCACGACCGACGCTCAAGCCATCGCCTACGCAACCGACGAGCTTGGCCGGATCGCGGGAGTCGATCCCGCGGCGGCAACGATCACGGTGACTCACACGACAGGTGCGGGTGGAGAGTCGCTCGTGAACGTGCGAGTGCAGTACACGTATCGAACGCTCGCGCCCTGGCCGTTCGTCCCGAACTCGCTCTCGCTCGATCGGACCGCGACATTTAGGAACTACCCGTGA
- a CDS encoding rhodanese-like domain-containing protein, with product MQPDELSKRRAEFHLLDVREDDEWAAGHIEGAQHIPLGQLSGRLGELPKERTIVAVCRSGGRSEAAVRGLRKLGYEAENLEGGVNAWDRAKLPLVDNSGGRGRVI from the coding sequence ATGCAACCCGACGAGCTCAGCAAACGGCGGGCGGAGTTCCATCTGCTCGACGTCCGCGAGGACGACGAGTGGGCGGCCGGCCATATCGAGGGAGCGCAACACATCCCGTTGGGGCAGCTGTCCGGCCGTCTCGGCGAGCTCCCGAAGGAGCGGACGATCGTCGCGGTCTGCCGGAGCGGCGGCCGGAGCGAAGCCGCGGTCCGCGGGCTGCGAAAGCTCGGCTACGAAGCGGAGAACCTCGAGGGCGGCGTGAACGCATGGGATCGTGCGAAGCTGCCGCTCGTCGACAACAGCGGCGGGCGCGGCCGGGTCATCTGA